One window of the Acinetobacter equi genome contains the following:
- the putP gene encoding sodium/proline symporter PutP gives MSQLNPTLMTFILYIIAMIAIGLYAYRATKNFDDYILGGRSLGSVVTALSAGASDMSGWLLMGLPGAIYLSGLSESWIAIGLIIGAWLNWLFVAGRLRIHTEVQNNALTLPDYFTSRFGDTKKILRCTSAIVILIFFAIYCASGMVAGARLFESLFGWSYTTALWIGAIATISYVCIGGFLAISWTDTFQAGLMIFALLLAPIMTYLAIDNHAIEINTLINTARPTANYLMSNLSIVAIISSMAWGLGYFGQPHILVRFMAADSVKSIPAARRIGMTWMILCLAGAVAVGYFGIAYFQAYPELAATVQSNPETIFMELTKILFNPWIAGIILAAILAAVMSTLSCQLLVCSSTLTEDLYKGFFRKNASQTELVWVGRFMVLAIAVLAIALAFNPNSKVLGLVAYAWAGFGAAFGPLIILSLFWKRMTLNGAIVGMIVGAVTVIVWKNVMAHTGLYEIVPGFILSTLCIVVVSLLGKKPDASVTKRFDDANELYHKEMLELKNSK, from the coding sequence ATGAGTCAATTAAATCCAACGTTAATGACGTTTATTCTCTATATTATTGCAATGATTGCAATTGGTTTATATGCCTATAGGGCCACTAAAAACTTCGATGATTATATTTTAGGTGGACGAAGCTTAGGCAGTGTTGTTACTGCTTTATCTGCTGGTGCATCAGACATGAGTGGTTGGCTACTAATGGGCTTACCCGGAGCAATCTATTTATCTGGATTATCTGAATCATGGATTGCAATTGGATTAATTATTGGAGCTTGGCTAAATTGGCTTTTTGTTGCTGGTCGACTTCGTATCCATACCGAAGTGCAAAATAATGCATTAACACTCCCTGATTATTTTACTAGCCGCTTTGGTGATACTAAAAAAATTCTACGTTGTACTTCAGCAATTGTAATTTTAATATTTTTCGCCATTTATTGTGCTTCAGGTATGGTTGCTGGTGCTCGTTTATTTGAAAGCTTATTTGGCTGGTCATATACAACTGCCTTATGGATTGGTGCAATTGCGACCATCAGCTATGTTTGTATTGGTGGTTTCTTAGCCATTAGCTGGACAGATACCTTTCAAGCTGGCTTAATGATTTTTGCTCTACTTTTAGCACCCATCATGACTTATTTAGCAATAGATAATCATGCAATAGAAATCAATACATTAATTAATACTGCACGCCCTACTGCAAATTATTTGATGTCTAATTTAAGTATTGTTGCCATTATTTCATCTATGGCATGGGGCTTAGGCTATTTTGGACAACCACATATTCTTGTCCGTTTCATGGCTGCAGATTCAGTAAAATCTATTCCTGCTGCACGTCGTATTGGTATGACATGGATGATTTTATGTCTTGCTGGTGCTGTAGCCGTAGGATATTTCGGTATTGCTTACTTCCAAGCTTATCCTGAACTAGCTGCCACCGTACAATCTAATCCTGAAACGATTTTCATGGAATTAACTAAAATTTTATTCAATCCATGGATTGCAGGCATTATTCTAGCAGCGATCTTAGCTGCCGTAATGAGCACTCTCAGTTGCCAATTACTCGTATGTTCTAGCACATTAACTGAAGACTTATACAAAGGCTTTTTTAGAAAAAATGCATCTCAAACTGAATTGGTTTGGGTTGGTCGTTTCATGGTTCTAGCTATTGCTGTACTTGCAATTGCTCTCGCGTTTAACCCAAATAGTAAAGTACTTGGCTTAGTTGCTTATGCTTGGGCTGGTTTTGGTGCTGCATTTGGTCCACTTATCATCTTATCTTTATTTTGGAAACGTATGACCCTAAACGGTGCTATTGTCGGAATGATTGTTGGTGCAGTGACTGTGATTGTATGGAAAAACGTGATGGCACATACAGGCTTATATGAAATTGTTCCTGGCTTTATATTGTCTACACTCTGTATTGTTGTTGTGAGCTTATTAGGTAAAAAACCTGATGCTTCAGTA